The DNA sequence AACCGATTCGCGGTCAAATCAGCTGCCTGCCCGCCACCGCGGACAGCAATCAACTCAAAGCGGTGATCTGCGGCGAAGGCTATCTGGCCCCGGCCAGTGAGGGGATCCATACCCTGGGGGCCACCTACAATATTGGCGAAACCTGCACCACGCTGCGTGAGGAGGATCATCGGGACAACCTGGCCCAGTTGCAGAAAACAGCCCCGGAAGCCGCTGCCCTGTTTGACCCTGTGGATGCAAACCACCTCGACGGCCGTGCCGCCTTCCGCTGCACCACCCCGGACTACCTGCCTATCGCCGGACCGGCACCGATTGCCGAACACTACCGGCTGGATTATGCCCTGTTGCGAAAGAATGCCCGGGCCCACATCCCGGTGGCGGGCGCCTGCTGGCCGGGCCTGTACCTGAACTGCGGCCACGGTTCCCGGGGCATGAGTTACGCACCGCTGTGCGCAGAATTGCTGGCCAGTCAGATTTGCGGTGAGGTTCCACCACTGGAGCAGGATTTGCGTCAGGCGATACACCCGGGTCGCTTTATCATCAGAGACATGAAGCGCGGCAAACAGTGAGCACAGCAGCTCTCATGGCGACGCCACAAAGGTTCCGCAGACATCGCATCTGAAACCGCGCCGGTAAAAAAACAGCGGGAACCCCAACAACAGAAACACCACAAAGGCCGGTTTTTTGCCGCGAATGAATGGTGTCAGCTTCTGACCGCCACAGGCCGGGCAGCTCAGCTGGTCCCGGTCATTCTCTTCGTCGCTGTCGAACAGGTCGGAGAAATCTTCCGCCAATGCCTGGGTCGCCTGCTCGACAAATGGTGCCGGCACCTGCAGTTTCACCCCGCCTATGGCAGAAGAATACAACCACTGCATATTGATGGTGTGCTCATCGGCGACAAATGCAGGAATTCCCTTGGCATCCAGTTTCAACTTGGCAATGTGTGCCTCATGGGGAAAGGAAAATGTGGCAACGGTAATCACAGGGAATCCTTTTCTTTTTTTAATCACAGCAACCGGTAAATCCCGCTCAGCTATTTTTTGCCAGTGCGAGGAGTCGGAGGGAAAAGCCACCAACTGGCCAACACCAGTAACCCGAACAGGGAGTAAATCAGTAGAAACACCCAGTTAGGCGCATCGTAATAAAGCAACTCCTGCAACCAGTGTTCAATAAAACTGCCACTGTAACTGATATCCCCTGCCCTGGCCCGCAACCACTGCTCAAAGGTCGTCAACGGACAGACCCACCCGGCCCAGGATTCAGCCACCACCACGGCGATCGCACCGAGATGCGCCAACCGGAACCACCACCGGTTCACCCATCGCCAGTGGCACAGGTTGCCCAGCACAATCAGCAGCAGCCCTCCCACTACAAACAGAACAAACCCCACGTGAAGTATCAGTATCAGATCGGCAAATAACGTATATGACATTGCTAGCATCACCTGACATTGTTCAGGTTATCGTCCGGCTGTAACAGTCAGCCCAACAGAATCACTTGCACCTCACCAACCGGCAGACACCGATAGCCCGCCGCGCGGGTCACAGGTATGGTCGCCACCGCATAACCCACCATAATGGTCTGATTTTCTGTCACGGCGTCGATCGATAATTGACGCGACAGCATCTCATCCGAAGTATGGACAATCAGGTAACTCGCTGCCGCAGGTACCGTTTGTGCTGCTGTCCAATAGCCGGTCCTGGATTTATCGCTCGAGACCCAGCGGATCACCAGATCCTCGCTTGCAATCGGTTCGTGCTGGCTGTTCAGGTAAGTCACTATCGGGCAAAAGGTCCCGCTGTTGAGGGCATTGAACCGACCCGGCGCGAACATCAACAGCAGATCGCTGCCCGGCTGGCCGTGACTGAGGGCATATGCCGAAAAATAGCTCTTGCCCGTTCTGAACGGGTATACCGGTGAACGATCATTCAGCTCGACCACGACCGGGGTATCCGATGGGTTGACCGAGTGGATGACGGGAAAGGACATCGCCGCAAAGTCATCGCAGCAGACCTCTGCCGTGCGCAGGGCATCCCGGGTTTGCGAGACGGAAGAGCAGGAGGCCTGCAAAAACATCGACATCACCAGCAGGGCCAACCACGGGTGCCCGCCCCGAACGGGGTTACTGTTATCTATCATTATTCCGCCCCAGTACCTGATGCCATATCATGGTTTCCTACACCTCCCAGCATAGGTCACTCCGTTAGAACTGTCTGTTACTCCTCGTAATCTCTGACTTTTTCCGACGCTTCCCGCGCATTTCTGACCAGCATTTCAGCGGAACCCGACCCACAGGCGATAATGGTACGCATAGCCTCCTCCACGGAGACATGCGCCAGTATCTGCACACAGTCAG is a window from the Porticoccus hydrocarbonoclasticus MCTG13d genome containing:
- a CDS encoding putative signal transducing protein encodes the protein MITVATFSFPHEAHIAKLKLDAKGIPAFVADEHTINMQWLYSSAIGGVKLQVPAPFVEQATQALAEDFSDLFDSDEENDRDQLSCPACGGQKLTPFIRGKKPAFVVFLLLGFPLFFYRRGFRCDVCGTFVASP
- a CDS encoding DUF2784 domain-containing protein; its protein translation is MSYTLFADLILILHVGFVLFVVGGLLLIVLGNLCHWRWVNRWWFRLAHLGAIAVVVAESWAGWVCPLTTFEQWLRARAGDISYSGSFIEHWLQELLYYDAPNWVFLLIYSLFGLLVLASWWLFPPTPRTGKK